The region GATGAGCCGCAGGAGACAAACAATGTGATTGAATGCCATTAGTCTCTTTCAGCAGCTGTTTTACACTTAGTGAGTAAACGCTTTCATCTCTCTAACTGGGTACTAACATTGCTTGttgtttgtaaaacatttttttatccaCAGTTaaccttttaaataaaatataataactaacatttcaaagaaatttttactactttttggGTGAATGTGTACATTTCACTGTGATGAAATCTGTCATGGAAAATGTTTACTATACAAACAGACACTGCTACAGTATCTCCCCTTCAGCCATTTGTTTCTAATACCACCTGTAATGCTTGTCAACTGAAAACCAAATTCACTGATGGAACTATCACTCTGGTTTCAGACAGGGTTTGCTTTTAAGTCCAGTTGTTCTACACATTCTCAGGAGAGTGGTTTGTTGTGTTCCCTGGCCTGGCATACACACAGGGATGGACAGCAGTGACCCACAGGACGACGAAAGAAGGAGCAGAAGGAAAGAGAGCGATGGAGAGAACGATAAACAGCTGAAGAACCAGCTCAACAgtgaggaaaaaggagagaaggagatcAAAGGGAacgagaaagagaagaagaaagagagccGGCGTTCCGGGTCACTATGGAGGAATGGATGGGCGCTGAGTGAAAGACTGGCCATCAATGTCTCAGGGATGCGTTATGAAACTCAGCTTCGCACCTTAGCCCAATTCCCTGACTCCTTGCTTGGTGACCCCAGGCGGAGGTCACGATACTTTGACCCACTTAGAAATGAGCTCTTCCTGGACCGCAATCGGGCCTGTTTTGATgccattctgtatttttaccaGTCGGGCGGGAGGCTTCGGAGGCCTGCGAACATACCCCTGGACATCTTCATGGATGAGCTGATGTTCTATGAGCTCGGAGAGGACATCATGAACCGCTTCAAGGAGGACGAAGGTTTTccaaaggaagaggagaggccGCTGCCAGCCAACGAAATCCAGAAAAGACTGTGGATGCTGTTTGAGCACCCTGAGTCCTCATCGGGCGCACGTATCATAGCCATCATCAGTGTTATGGTCATTGTGGTGTCTATTCTCATCTTCTGCCTGGAGACACTGCCCGACTTCAGGAATGAGAAAGAGACACGAGAGGTAGGAAATGTGATTAAAGTGTTGTACTATATGTTTGGGAGGCAGAATAGTATAAAGAGGTGTCAATGATGGAGGGGTGAGAAGTTTTTAGGGTTTCCAAATCAACTGAAGATTAGGTGGATGGCATTATGAGGACTAATGGTGGTAGGTATCCTTCATTTAAGCAAATAATTTGATTACCTTGAGGGAATTGTGTGGGTAACATCTGCAGTATCAAAAGAACTGGGAATGTTATTGACAGAAGAAAGTggattaaatcaaataaaaaattccAATTTGTGTTGAGTAGGGTAGGTCAAAGTTAAAGGGTTGGACATGAGAGAATATATTGTTGgtagtcattttaaaaaggctctCTTTCTTGAAAAATAACCATACGTCTcaatcttttttatatttttacatcatGGTTTTGATTAATTCAATGTCACTTGCTAAAACAGAGACAGTAAAACTGCGTTTAACACAACCCACAACAAACCACCTGGTATACGGTCTTGAATGGGATGTGTGTGACTGCCTGGATCAAATGGAAACATGATATCATGGCAAGCAGGTGTTTAGGTAAACACACACTTGGTGAGTACTACAGTGTGTTAAGAAGAAAAATACTGACATGGGGACAACTATTTGCCGATATGTCTGGAAGCAGAccagagagagactgagggaAGCTTATGGTGTGATTATTTTAGTCGGCTGTTAAATTCGATACACTCGGATTCAGGAAGTGCTAAAGGGTACAGAGAGTAATGGGTGGGGCCTGGAATACAAATAAAAGGAGAGACCAGAAAGACAGAGTGAGCAGACAGTTAGGTGTGTTAATAAAAGGTCACACGAGTGACCGAACACATAGGAAAGGTGAGCCAAAGCCTTCTGGTGGCTTAGAACCGGACACTAAAAGGTCTCACAGGATGAGAGCATACGTTGGGTCATGTTAACACATTCCTCCAGGACTGCTGTGCTAGGCCAAGCTGCCTTTGCACAAGGGAGCTGCCAGAAAACTACTGTAACTCACTCCGGTCCAAGTCAGCGGCAGACCCACTGAACTGCATTGGCAATGTTACATGGCTGCAGAGGCCAGGCAGATGGCATAGCGACGAAGGTGGAGATGGATGAGGAGCGGTGCAGCAAGACGCTCTCATGTTTCTCTTCGGAGTTCTCACAGAGTTATATTTAGTCTTAGGAGAGCCCTTGGAGCAGATCAACACATAGATGTCCAACTTTAATAATAAACACTGTCACTGACATGCTACTGAAAGTCATAAGAAATACTCTAGGTTTATTTAAACTACCCTGAAACTTTATACATTACACACAGCCCATTACAGCATACTAAACTGATCCCTTTATATCCGTATCATCCGTTTTCACGCTTAACTTGATGTTAAGTATAAGATACTTTAAACAGACGCTATCCGGTGCTTGAATGTAATGCTAACTGACACGGAAGATGGAAAGACAGGTGGACTGAAAAAGAGATAGGTACAGCTATGATTGAAGTCATAAATCAAACGCTTTTATGATGCTGTCAAAAGTGAGAACCAATGAGAAGGTGGACAACATACTGAAGTTCTATGTAGTTTATTAGAATTAGAATACCATGAAAACAGTATCTTAGTGGCAGTTTGTAAAATGACATAAAAGAATATACAGTAATAgcactacatttaaaaaaatagtttgacattttgggaaataggtttatttgctttcttcctgaggcttagatgagaagatagataccactctcatgtctatacagtaaatatgtagctggagcaaCTAGcaggttatcttagcttagcttagcttagcataaagactgaaacagctagccttgctctgctccaagttcactaattaacatgttatatctgttttgtttttaaatccatacaaaaacacatggaatataatattcataagtatgttttcattagtgtattttcacctgaaaataagaatcgttgtggttttgttaccttagaatgagcttTTGAGCATTTTTATGGagatgttgcaccgccatgtttctacagtagcctagaacggacaaaccaatcactggctgtagatagggcctttcgtgttttttgctagtttcgtggccaccgtagtttctcctacactctTGGAAAgagagggtgatgcgagcgatattcaaatggttgcaaactgcagttttactgctagatgccactaaatcctacatactagACCTTTCAGTGGGGTTAAATTATTTATAGTTTGAACAACAAGAACAATTTGCAGAATTAGAATTGTGTATTTCATACTTAACAAGCATGTCTTATatctttcctgtctgtcctgtctcctTTTTTTCAGGAATATTTTTACAAGTACCACGCCCAGGCAAAGAACGTATCTGAGAACATGCCTCCTCCACACAATGTTTTCCATGACCCCTTCTTCCTAGTGGAGACCATATGTATATGCTGGTTCTCCTTCGAGCTCCTCATGCGCTTCGCTTGCTCTCCCAGCAAGATGCACTTCTTCAAGGATGTCATGAACATCATCGATTTCAGTGCCATCCTGCCCTATTTTGTCACTCTGGGAACAGAGCTGGCCAAGGACAATGATGCCTCTCCAGCCACATCCTTGGCTATCATCAGAGTCATCAGGTTAGTGAGGGTGTTCAGGATCTTCAAGTTGTCTCGTCACTCTAAGGGTCTCCAGATCCTTGGTCAGACACTGAGGGCCAGCATGCGCGAGCTGGGCCTGCTTATCTTCTTCCTGTTTATTGGCGTCATCCTCTTCTCCAGCGCCATCTACTTTGCTGAGGCTGACCACGCCAACACAGACTTTATCAGTATACCGCATGCCTTCTGGTGGGCAGTTGTCACCATGACCACAGTGGGCTATGGTGACATGTACCCAGAGACAGTGTGGGGTAAGCTGGTGGGCTCAATGTGTGCCATTGCTGGTGTGCTTACCATCTCGCTGCCAGTGCCTGTCATTGTGTCCAACTTTAGCTACTTCTACCATCGGGAGACTGAATGTGAGGATCGAACCGAGTACACACATGTCCAGACGAGTCTGTGGGACAACGAGGAGCCAGAAGGGGAGGAAATAGAGGAAGGGGATAGGGATCCAGAGGGAGATTATTATGCCATTGAAGGCATCTGCAACCCTTTGAATGGAACTCTGCTGGGTGGACTGTGTACAGGGCAGAGCACAGAGTTCAGAGGAGGAAATATGTATCTGAGGGAACCACTGGTTACTCAAGTGTAGGGAGAGTGAGTGTTGTTTTGTACCATTTGACATAGACACAAAAGAAATTGATGAAGTGAATGAAAAAGCAGAATGAAACACAATGAGTCCATAAAACTATAGGCCCTGAAGTgagaaagtagaaaaaagaaactggCCAAGAGAAACAGGCAAATTGTGTTAAGTGAAACCATAAATATAGCACTAATATGCCTGCTAAATACTTTTTATTGACTTTCCTTGTTCATTTATAGGTATTAATTACAGCACTAGCCAGCCAAATGTCACTGAAAGTCAACTTTTGTATAATATAGCTtcaaaaaagcaagaaaaagacAGTGAGTTTTACATTCTCAGGGTCatgatataaatataatatgagctattatttattaatgctATCAGCTTGTgtttgagataaaaaaaatactttctgAATGTCTGTTCTGTGCCTTGAAACTATGATGTCTTAGTATTGTCACTTTGTGGCTTAATGTTTGAAGTGGAAGCAGATAGATTATTGGTGATATAGATGTCATGTCTCATCAAAACTCAACCAGACACCAGCAGAGCTGTCACTGCAGACAGATCTCTCGTAAACCAACCCCACATTCTCAACCTTCTTCTGTAAGTAATGTACAAAGTTCACATTTGTGTAGTTTTGGCTTATGTGACCTGAAGCGACCGACATGACCTTTATTATGCCGTAATACAACACTGTAGCATTACTTAATGACACAGTGTTACccatttgttttaaagaggaACGTTTTGATTGCTATGGCAAAAATTCTGTATTTACCTGCTTAATTATGCACTCAGTGTTTTTAATaaagattatattttattaattttcttaaAAGACGCAGTGTTATTTATGGATGTATTGAGTAATTATTTAGAGAAAAGATTTAAACTTACACTGGTACCACTGAAAACATATTTGCCTGTTAAATGTAGCAGtgttgttttaggaaatgaaatataacaaaCTAGAGAAACACAATTCTACTTAATCCTTCACTGCTTAGGCTATTGCATCTCTAAGCAAACATTTAGCCACAGAAGTCTGTCAGATTGAATCAGTGTTTCACTTTTGTATGGCCGTGACTGACCTTTTCCACAGCTACTAAGCTGTTATAAGCAGTAGCTTCCAGTAACATCACTCTCAATTTCACTGGAACACATAAGACTTTCCACAACATCACAGTGATGACCCATGGAAGGCATGTGTACTAATGTTACATTGCTAATGTAAACTCCATAATGTGTTTTAGTTTGTGTTACTGATGTTAGTTTAACAGTCAGAGAAGGgcaaataaattgaaataaactTTTTGTGGGAAGCAGCACTGagccaaaaaaactaaaaatataatatatgggattttcaacattttacaaGATTATAAGCAAACTACCTGTTTTTTGTATGAAGTGGGTTATGTTATGTGGGTTatgctattattattgtttgaatttttatatgtgaaaaatgaaaaatgcagaaacCTCCCCCCCAAACAAatcaacaaccacaacaactaactaataatgtttatgtttgtgtgtacaagGGCTATTTATAAAGAGGAATTTCACCTAAGTAGCAGACAGACTGGTAACACAATCTGGCTTTGTGTGAAGTTAGTGAGGTAgtgtagctacagtagctacatGCACCATTGATTTTATATTCACATGAGAAGAATTTTCATGATAGAAATGTACAGCTTTCTTCAACCCTCCTTTTTCAGTGCTATGGAGATAACAAATAAGACACCAGTGAAGGTTAGGTCTTTATTTTGAACAGAATTAGGGAAATATGCAGCTTGAGAAATGGTGCTCACAGCCTTGAGTGCAGTTTTGGACCCAAGTCAACTCCAGTTCAAAGATCAAGGTGTCAAGccgattttatttatatagcctgAAAttgaaaatcacaaatttgcctcaaagggctttgCAATCTGTTCAATATATACAAAACCTTCCGTCTTTAAACCCTCGTTTCAGTAAAGAAGTTGTAGCCCTGCCTCTCTAACTAAACTGCACATGGCTGTaataacaaacaacaacaaggcaatttaTGGCAGCTGTCCAGAACTGTAGGATTCACAGAATGCACTGTACATTGTAAGGAAATGCCACTGGTTAAATACTACAGTATactttatatatactgtataacaactgaaaaactttattttaggTTTGCCCAACCCAAAGCTACAAGACTCAAATGATCATCAGAGCCCACAAACAAAGTGGTTTAAGGAACTAAGCATTCTTTCCATCATTACTCATTTGTCCACTAGAGAGCGCTCTTGCTGTCATTCCTCCACCATGAAAGCTGCCTTCTGGTCAGAAAATGTTCTTCTCATTCTGTAAATTGATCCTTCCTGTAAGCGTTTCATTAAATTGCTTTTTCATTGCATGATAGACTTAGACAAAGAGAAGTGAAATTTatatcacatttattttcattctctccAGTCTGATAAACACACCAGAGTAGTATGCTTATTGAACTTTCCAGTCACATCTGATTTAGAGAAATTCCAAAAGCCTCACATATCAAAGTCAGCATGATGTTGCAACATTTCTTTCTCAGACACAAATGTGCTCTCAAACTACTAACCATAAAATCTCAGAAACTGTAGACAAACTTATTCAGTCTTTAAACTATTAAACTAATAGaaatacaccacacacacaataaataaataagttaacAACATAAGTTACATTAATATTGCCCTCACAGAAACATGTTGAACCAAAATAACTAAGCTACTCATCACATAACAAAATCAAGTTTGCAGATTGTACCTGgtcaatataaaatacatttttaaaaggtacATGCACAGCCATATATCtattcaattcattttctttacatGTCCGCTGAGAACTGAGGACTGACCATAACATTTAGAGCCATTCCAAGAAGATCATCAGAGTCCATGTTGAAATATCTCTGATTGTTTGGTGGTTGTTCAGACACACTCTCCCCTGCCAAAGTATTCCTAAGTGGTAGGAATCGAGTGAAGGGGACTGTGTGTCGATCTGGGGAATGTTTTGATGCCAGAGACACAGGAAATCCATGGTGTGAGGAAAGGAAACGGGTGTATCCATCTGCCAGCAGCAGTTCTCTGAAGGTGCAGTCAGCCTCTGTGTACTGCCTCTGAAAGGGACAGCAGATGTAAACTGTCAGTAAAAGACAGGAAGGACAGAGACTTTAGGATATTAAAGTTTTCTTTGCTTGCTGTACCTGCCCCCTCAAATGGCCTCCACTGTCcatacagagaaacagagatgatGACTGTCCCTTGATGACTATATGGCCTGGTTTAACTGATTTCAGCTCCAGCACACCTGAAAACGCAGAATCATTACAAGTGTCCTGCTGGTCTCCATTTTCTGGGCCTCAAATTATCCAGTGTATTTGGACAATATTCCAAAGTGGGCCCTCATATGGTGTCTGTTACTGATGTATCTGCCAAATACTCACTGTAAAGGGTCTGGGCATCACTTCCTGACACTCTCCCATCCAGAGTCATCTGCAGATACATCCCTCTTCTGTGATTATCTGCAACAAGAAGAATACAAGAACCAGCATAATGAAGAATTTAAGGCATTTAAGAGGAGCATTTTCTCATCATTATTCCCATACTTGCATTAAATCTATAGATAAATTACTAAAATGAAAAGTGTTATAAATACCTGTGTAGAGGTGCCTCTCTCTGACTTGATTGTTAAAGGATAAAAGTGGGTTGGAGTCAGTGAGAtaaaatgacagagagaaaggaagtgGGATGATTAAGAGGAAATAAGACATGTAAGAGAAAGAGGTGtgtggaaacaaaaacatttgtaaaaaagaTTAAGGCAGCTTTGATAGGAGATAAATAaggaataaataacaataaatagcttaataatatatattttaaaaaaggaaataatatgGCTTTGTACGAGCAAGTTCTTTTCAATGAAATTCTAAACAGGGGCAAGTTTTGTGCCCTTATAAAGCAGTTTGAAGAAGGAGGTCCTACTTCTTGAGGGTTACATGTGAGTCATACATTTCTACATAATTAAACCGTTATTTAATCCTGAGAGGAAGACCTGTGTTCAAACACTATGTATGGGCTTCTTCCGTGTCGTTTACAGTAAGTGTTTCTTGTAAAGTTCCAGAAGTTCAGGTTGAATAAAATTCAGCCGAGCCAAATTGCACATTAAAAATATGGGTATATGTTGATTTGACTGTATGTTTCCTACTGTTTCCATTATTTACCGTCTTTTAGCAAGTTAGTCAAGGACCGCTGAATAATAGTGTGTATTGTATAtagtattgtattgtatgtacataattttgtgattttcttgCTTAAGCACACATAAGCACCAGCTAGAATTTTGACTTGTTCACATCCTATTCCAacaatacttaagtaaattaaatacaacttttttgtttgatctgaatAATCAAGCTATGTATTagtcaaaaatgtcaatatcCCTCCTATTACTGAAATGAACAACACTATCAATTactgtttcagtttaaaaaaaaagttttagtaTGATAAGACACTTCATTTTGACATGTGATTTGTTCACACTGACAGTAATTATGCTTTGTCACATGTGGACAAAATAGCTTACAGGAACACAGGAGTGATTTTCCATTCAGGCTTCCACttcaaaaatatacacatttcaCAACCACAATAAGATGTAACACAAACGTCATTTATAACAAACAATTACGAGCGGGTTTTACTTTGTTTATCCTATtttgatatgtgtgtgtttgagagggaGAACGAGGGAAACAGTGGGTGAAACTAATTTACAAGCAGACGACAAGTGTTTATGTGACTGCAGCTGTCCGGTCACCAGAGAGGCTGCACGTCAGTAAACTCGAGTTAAGAAACACGGTGCATCACCAAGAAACTTTCTCTTCCCAAAGTTGTTTCGTTTCATTGTGATGCTTCTTCAGGGGGTTAGTTGATCcgaatatttttttcacttacTCACTTATCAATCATAGCAGAGTCTGAAAGCTACATTAAGATGTCATAAAGTGTTATTACACCGCCAAAGTCTACTATTCCGAAGAGCAAAGAAATTATTCATTACACTGTTAGGAAAACTTTTTGAGAACACTTTAAAATATCTTAATTAATCTTCCAAACTGTTAACAGTCTCACATCAGAGAAAGTATTGTGACACCATTATTATGTGGATCATCTGTGAGTTTAATTAAAAGGAAACTGTACATTAAGTTTGTGTTAATGAAGCTTGCTATGATactgtgataataataataatgttttctaatgttgaaagtgaaatataataatatccCTTCATGTTTACTTGGGGTCCATTTATACTTATTACTGAGTGTTATTGTGCCTCATGCTCACCTTTCAGTGAAACTGAAGAGACActgaacaaaaatatttcattcagcttcaaaaacaaataaattccaCGTGATGAATAAAAATGGGATACAGTTTtagatgaaaaaatatgaaactcAGCCAGGAGATGGCGCTGCCCTGTTCACTCTTTAAGCAACCATGAGCACCTTTTTACAGGAAGTTCCAGCATAGCTGCCACCATCATGGTGTACTGTGTATAGATatgtttgaatgtaaaaaaaaaaaaaaaaaagaagtccccattaaaaacaaatttagttTGCAAAATAACAACAGAAGAAATTTCAAAACACTAaaatatcattcattcatcagcTGTTTAGCATACAAACACCTGTACTGTTTATAACCTTTGCCATGTCTAAAAAGCACTGGggtttcctcttcctgttttggcTCATCTCCAGTTCTGTGGTGATCAATTCAACCAACAAGGAGACCAAGATCTTGTTAATTTCTAATTTTAACACAAGGTGTAATTCTTTTAT is a window of Siniperca chuatsi isolate FFG_IHB_CAS linkage group LG20, ASM2008510v1, whole genome shotgun sequence DNA encoding:
- the fgf21 gene encoding fibroblast growth factor 21 isoform X1, which translates into the protein MFLFPHTSFSYMSYFLLIIPLPFSLSFYLTDSNPLLSFNNQVRERHLYTDNHRRGMYLQMTLDGRVSGSDAQTLYSVLELKSVKPGHIVIKGQSSSLFLCMDSGGHLRGQRQYTEADCTFRELLLADGYTRFLSSHHGFPVSLASKHSPDRHTVPFTRFLPLRNTLAGESVSEQPPNNQRYFNMDSDDLLGMALNVMVSPQFSADM
- the fgf21 gene encoding fibroblast growth factor 21 isoform X2, producing the protein MFLFPHTSFSYMSYFLLIIPLPFSLSFYLTDSNPLLSFNNQVRERHLYTDNHRRGMYLQMTLDGRVSGSDAQTLYIYICCPFQRQYTEADCTFRELLLADGYTRFLSSHHGFPVSLASKHSPDRHTVPFTRFLPLRNTLAGESVSEQPPNNQRYFNMDSDDLLGMALNVMVSPQFSADM